The following coding sequences are from one Bacteroidota bacterium window:
- a CDS encoding DUF4835 family protein: MAPPLYPSQPADTAELSRNPIGWSSLMKAITLRHILASLLAFFLGILSSATLRADELDAQVNLNLSALSAQDRIAFDAFKHDLEGYINNYEWTTNFSGERIHCTFQFNIVSSNGSDYTAQLFVTSSRPLYKSDQVTTMARFFDPNCQFSYYRGQELQHGNSFRSLESVIDFYVYIVLGLDFDSYKLQSGTPYFQQAQQVAIVANAAKGPGWEQSVTSIGTYSRLGYIDDALNGNNRAFRDLIFQYHYNGLDLLVTKPDEARITIGTVIDSLVSLRRISSDAGRSVFLRAFFEAKNQELADLARLFPDNLTAYFQKLGFLDPVHQSYYEDARAKMSQ, encoded by the coding sequence ATGGCACCTCCACTGTACCCTTCTCAACCTGCGGACACCGCCGAACTAAGCAGAAATCCCATCGGTTGGTCGTCCTTGATGAAAGCGATCACGCTCCGACACATTCTTGCCAGCCTTCTTGCGTTTTTTTTGGGCATCCTCAGTAGCGCAACTCTTCGTGCGGATGAATTGGACGCCCAGGTCAATCTCAACCTGAGCGCCCTTTCGGCGCAAGATCGGATTGCCTTCGATGCGTTTAAACACGATCTCGAAGGCTACATCAATAATTACGAGTGGACCACGAATTTTTCTGGCGAGCGAATCCACTGCACGTTCCAGTTTAATATTGTCAGCTCGAACGGTAGCGACTACACCGCACAACTTTTCGTGACGAGTAGTCGGCCGCTCTATAAAAGCGATCAGGTGACCACAATGGCGCGGTTCTTCGACCCGAACTGCCAGTTCTCGTATTACCGCGGTCAGGAACTTCAGCACGGCAATAGCTTCCGGTCACTCGAAAGCGTTATTGACTTTTACGTTTACATCGTGCTTGGGTTGGATTTCGATTCATACAAGCTTCAATCAGGTACGCCCTACTTCCAGCAAGCCCAGCAAGTCGCGATTGTTGCGAACGCCGCGAAGGGACCCGGTTGGGAACAGAGTGTGACCAGCATCGGGACCTATTCCCGATTGGGATACATCGATGACGCCCTGAACGGCAACAACCGGGCGTTTCGCGATCTCATTTTTCAGTATCACTATAATGGACTCGATCTGCTGGTAACCAAACCGGACGAAGCGCGCATCACTATCGGGACCGTGATCGATTCACTCGTTTCGCTTCGGCGCATCTCCTCGGATGCCGGTCGCAGTGTGTTTTTGCGGGCGTTCTTCGAGGCAAAGAATCAGGAGTTGGCCGATCTTGCACGGCTCTTTCCCGATAATTTGACCGCTTATTTTCAAAAACTTGGATTTCTGGACCCGGTCCATCAGAGTTATTACGAAGACGCTCGGGCGAAAATGTCGCAGTAG
- a CDS encoding N(4)-(beta-N-acetylglucosaminyl)-L-asparaginase produces MHTLTRRELLSAIPIGAAAAVLPRVARTADIQKPVVVSTWNFGLTANKAAWEILGKEGRALDAVEAGARVPEADPKIQSVGLGGYPDRDGIVTLDACIMDENGNAGSVGALEDIIHAVSVARRVMEKTPHVMLVGPGARDFAMAEGFPKENLLTEESRKAWEKWKVEHSYKPKEWHDTIGILALDTAGNLSGACTTSGLAWKYHGRVGDSPIVGAGLFVDNEVGGACSTGKGEAVMKIAGSHTVVELMRRGASPTDACREAVERIANRQHDYREFQVAFLALNKRGESGAFAIAKGFEYARTTASGGELIAGASLI; encoded by the coding sequence ATGCACACTCTGACTCGGCGTGAACTCCTGAGTGCCATCCCGATCGGCGCGGCAGCGGCGGTGTTGCCTCGGGTTGCGCGCACGGCAGATATCCAAAAGCCCGTCGTCGTCTCGACCTGGAACTTTGGTCTGACTGCAAACAAAGCGGCGTGGGAGATCCTTGGCAAGGAGGGCCGCGCGCTCGATGCCGTCGAAGCGGGCGCTCGCGTGCCGGAAGCCGATCCCAAAATTCAAAGTGTTGGACTCGGCGGCTATCCCGACCGCGACGGCATTGTCACACTCGATGCGTGTATTATGGATGAGAATGGCAACGCCGGATCGGTTGGCGCGCTCGAAGATATCATTCACGCCGTTTCCGTCGCGCGAAGAGTCATGGAAAAGACTCCGCACGTCATGCTCGTGGGACCCGGCGCGCGCGATTTTGCCATGGCAGAAGGATTTCCGAAAGAGAATCTGCTGACGGAAGAGTCGCGCAAGGCATGGGAAAAGTGGAAGGTCGAACATAGCTACAAACCAAAGGAATGGCATGATACGATCGGCATACTGGCGCTGGACACGGCAGGAAATCTCTCCGGTGCATGCACCACGAGCGGTCTGGCGTGGAAGTATCATGGCCGTGTGGGCGATTCGCCGATCGTCGGCGCAGGGTTGTTCGTCGATAACGAAGTCGGCGGCGCGTGCTCCACAGGCAAGGGCGAAGCCGTGATGAAGATTGCTGGCTCGCACACGGTGGTCGAGTTGATGCGCCGGGGCGCATCACCCACGGACGCATGCCGGGAAGCCGTCGAGCGCATTGCGAACAGACAGCATGACTACCGGGAATTCCAGGTCGCATTCCTCGCGCTCAACAAGCGCGGCGAGTCCGGCGCGTTCGCAATTGCCAAGGGCTTCGAGTATGCCCGGACAACGGCAAGCGGCGGGGAGCTGATTGCCGGGGCGAGTCTGATATAG
- a CDS encoding M20/M25/M40 family metallo-hydrolase, giving the protein MIRSKFLSLTLTVVLLVFVASSRAQMTGFSAASQRTELSLEKKLVGAIVPDTLRAIVTAISKEVHVAGTPAQARTRDYVIGRWKRAGLSAQVYPYEVSIPLAKRSSLELLSPVKKVFTLKEDKMPSESNSNEYPWVNGYSASGTVSGDLVYVNYGLPQDYRELDSLGISVKGTIVIARYGRCYRGIKARVAEDAGVAGLIIFSDPSGDGYDAGDVFPVGPMRPSGGVQRGSIYNGHGDPTTPGYASVPGARRAEPDSMYPTPTIPVIPISYGVASQILSKMHGRDIPNSNWQGGLGFRYHISGGPSEKARVRVKLTVETDPGLKPIWNTVARVEGSTWPDEWIIIGGHRDAWGYGAEDNAAGCASVVAAAEAFGKLASEGIRPKRSVLFVTWDAEEWGLLGSTEWVEQLEKELGANAIAYINQDECATGSAFSAGADPTLRSLVYEVSQSLLDASGHSVYSEWSKNAGVNADGEDKRPAIGLLGGGSDFSAFYNHLGIPSLEHGFGGPFGQYHSNHDNIGWTLHQGDSTFQYHALTSQFAAVEAMRLANAEILPFDFAELAHWLSSAVQKAKRTAFRDTHDSSGFGRLENAIGAFTAASKDFAEARDKNGLSEGSPLRTSLLGGSATQDSLNREIRNVGYAFVAPDGLFFDTWERNMLVLSDPDNGYSDVELPAIDIAVRRKNHEQKSLAIEALTRATMQATDRLRKIVRMLDTL; this is encoded by the coding sequence ATGATTCGCAGTAAATTCCTGTCTCTTACCCTAACGGTAGTGCTTCTGGTCTTCGTAGCGAGCTCGCGCGCACAAATGACGGGCTTTAGCGCGGCAAGTCAGCGCACCGAACTTTCTCTTGAGAAGAAGCTTGTAGGCGCGATCGTGCCCGATACGCTGCGCGCGATCGTGACAGCGATCAGCAAAGAGGTACATGTGGCCGGGACACCGGCGCAAGCTCGCACACGAGATTACGTGATTGGCCGATGGAAGCGAGCAGGACTTTCCGCTCAGGTTTATCCGTATGAGGTCTCTATTCCTCTTGCGAAACGCTCATCGCTCGAACTGCTGAGCCCTGTGAAGAAAGTCTTCACCCTAAAGGAAGACAAGATGCCATCGGAATCGAACTCGAACGAGTACCCGTGGGTCAACGGATACTCTGCGTCCGGCACGGTGAGCGGCGATCTGGTCTACGTAAACTATGGCCTTCCCCAGGACTACCGCGAGCTTGACAGTCTGGGTATCAGCGTTAAAGGGACTATTGTTATTGCGCGATATGGCAGATGCTATCGTGGCATCAAGGCGCGCGTTGCCGAAGACGCAGGTGTAGCGGGACTGATTATTTTTTCCGACCCATCCGGCGATGGCTACGATGCGGGGGATGTTTTTCCAGTTGGCCCGATGCGGCCGAGTGGCGGCGTGCAGCGCGGCAGCATCTATAACGGTCACGGCGATCCGACCACGCCGGGCTATGCCTCCGTGCCAGGTGCTCGTCGCGCCGAACCGGACTCAATGTACCCCACGCCAACGATCCCGGTGATTCCGATATCGTACGGTGTCGCCTCCCAAATTCTCAGCAAGATGCACGGTCGTGACATTCCGAATTCCAACTGGCAGGGAGGGCTTGGATTCCGCTATCACATTAGTGGCGGGCCATCGGAGAAAGCAAGAGTCCGGGTGAAACTGACTGTCGAAACGGATCCGGGACTCAAGCCGATCTGGAATACGGTCGCGCGAGTCGAGGGTTCGACATGGCCGGATGAGTGGATTATTATCGGCGGTCATCGCGACGCATGGGGCTACGGGGCGGAGGACAATGCCGCCGGATGTGCGAGCGTGGTTGCGGCTGCCGAAGCATTCGGCAAACTTGCAAGCGAAGGGATTCGACCAAAACGCTCCGTGCTGTTCGTAACGTGGGACGCCGAAGAGTGGGGTCTGCTCGGATCGACAGAGTGGGTCGAACAATTGGAGAAAGAACTCGGCGCAAACGCGATTGCGTATATCAATCAGGATGAATGTGCGACTGGCTCCGCCTTCTCCGCCGGTGCGGACCCAACGCTTCGCTCACTCGTCTATGAAGTGAGCCAATCGCTACTCGATGCGAGCGGGCATTCGGTTTATTCTGAGTGGAGCAAGAACGCTGGTGTGAACGCGGACGGTGAAGACAAGCGTCCCGCGATCGGACTACTCGGCGGCGGCAGCGATTTCTCGGCATTCTACAATCACCTTGGGATTCCATCGCTCGAGCATGGCTTCGGCGGACCCTTCGGGCAGTATCATTCCAATCATGACAACATCGGGTGGACGCTACATCAAGGTGATTCGACCTTTCAGTACCACGCATTGACGTCGCAGTTCGCAGCGGTCGAAGCCATGCGGCTTGCGAACGCAGAGATCCTTCCGTTCGATTTTGCCGAGCTGGCTCACTGGCTCTCCAGTGCCGTGCAAAAAGCCAAGAGAACTGCATTTAGGGACACTCACGATTCGTCGGGATTCGGACGGCTCGAAAACGCCATCGGCGCATTCACCGCTGCCAGTAAAGACTTTGCTGAAGCTCGCGATAAGAATGGACTCTCGGAGGGTTCTCCGTTGCGCACGTCACTGCTTGGAGGCTCTGCGACTCAGGACTCCCTCAATCGTGAGATTCGAAACGTCGGTTACGCCTTCGTAGCACCCGATGGGTTGTTCTTCGATACATGGGAGCGGAACATGCTCGTTCTCTCGGATCCTGACAACGGCTACTCGGATGTCGAGCTTCCGGCAATTGATATCGCCGTGCGCCGCAAGAATCACGAACAGAAATCGCTCGCGATCGAAGCATTGACGCGCGCTACGATGCAAGCGACCGATCGGCTTCGGAAGATCGTCCGAATGCTTGATACGTTGTGA